Sequence from the Candidatus Desulfofervidus auxilii genome:
AGAGAGAACTTGCTTTTTATGGAGCACATGATTGGATTCCTGGAGAAGAATATACTTTAGAGGAAGCAGAAAGAGCTATCAACTGGGCAAAAGAATTATTAGAACTTGTAAAAGAGGCAATCCATATTTTATCCCCTTTTCCTAAAGCTAAATAATCGTCTTTCAAACCCCCTCACCCTTCTAAGTTTCTCCTTATATCGGATAGTATAATACAAAAGGCAAAAGGTATATTAACTATTAACAATTTTTTCGCACTTGCGAAGTGCACTACGAAGTGCGAAAAGGGTATCCAGGATATAGGGACTAATAATGGATGAAGCTAAGATATTTATATTTTTTCAGGATTTATTACATTATATCCAATTTGATTCACTAAATTACATAATTTTTCATCCGCAGCTACAAAAATCCAGTCTTTTTCAGAAATTAAATTAAAAGTCGCAAGCTGTAATGAATCCAATGTTCTAAGATTATACGATTTTGCATAAGTACTTAAAAGATTTATAGCTTCATAAACAATTATTGAGCTAAGCGGCTCTGTTCTAAAAAATTTTATTTCCAATCTGATTCCTTCTAAAGCATTCTTTAAACTCTCCTCTTCTAATTCCCCTATTCTATACTTTTTATATAAAGCACTAAAAATTTCCAAAATAGACAATTCTGATATC
This genomic interval carries:
- a CDS encoding type II toxin-antitoxin system VapC family toxin; the protein is MNYFFDTSALVKHFCKEKGSEVVTKIILESSNIIWISELSILEIFSALYKKYRIGELEEESLKNALEGIRLEIKFFRTEPLSSIIVYEAINLLSTYAKSYNLRTLDSLQLATFNLISEKDWIFVAADEKLCNLVNQIGYNVINPEKI